The following proteins are encoded in a genomic region of Burkholderia cepacia:
- a CDS encoding ABC transporter substrate-binding protein encodes MTFFRKLTAGALVAAATVCAHGAFAQQKPITLGFSQVGAESAWRTANTVSVKGAAKDAGINLKFSDAQQKQENQIRAIRSFIAQKVDVIAFSPVVESGWEPVLTEAKAAHIPVILTDRAVDVKDPSLYVTMIGSDFLEEGRRAGHWMEEHYKNDAGPINIVELQGTVGSAPANDRRAGLLEVIKNNPKFKVIASQSGDFTLAGGKQVMEAFAKTYGKQINVVYAHNDDMALGAIQAMEEAGIKPGKDVSVVSFDATKGGFQAMIAGKINVDVECSPLLGPQLMSAVKDVVAGKQLPKRIVTNETVFPMNVAAQVLPTRKY; translated from the coding sequence ATGACATTCTTCAGGAAGCTGACGGCCGGCGCGCTCGTCGCCGCGGCGACGGTGTGCGCGCACGGCGCGTTCGCGCAGCAGAAGCCGATCACGCTCGGGTTTTCGCAGGTCGGCGCGGAAAGCGCGTGGCGCACCGCGAACACCGTATCGGTGAAGGGCGCGGCGAAGGACGCCGGCATCAACCTGAAATTCTCGGACGCGCAGCAGAAGCAGGAGAACCAGATCCGCGCGATCCGCTCGTTCATCGCGCAGAAGGTCGACGTGATCGCGTTCTCGCCGGTCGTCGAATCGGGCTGGGAGCCGGTGCTGACCGAAGCGAAGGCCGCGCACATCCCGGTGATCCTGACCGATCGCGCGGTCGACGTGAAGGATCCGTCGCTGTACGTGACGATGATCGGCTCGGACTTCCTCGAGGAAGGGCGGCGCGCCGGTCACTGGATGGAAGAGCACTACAAGAACGACGCGGGCCCGATCAACATCGTCGAGCTGCAAGGCACGGTCGGCTCGGCGCCGGCCAACGATCGCCGCGCGGGCCTGCTCGAAGTGATCAAGAACAATCCGAAATTCAAGGTGATCGCGTCGCAGAGCGGCGACTTCACGCTCGCCGGCGGCAAGCAGGTGATGGAAGCGTTCGCGAAGACCTACGGCAAGCAGATCAACGTCGTCTACGCGCACAACGACGACATGGCGCTCGGCGCGATCCAGGCGATGGAAGAGGCCGGCATCAAGCCCGGCAAGGACGTGAGCGTCGTGTCGTTCGATGCGACGAAGGGCGGCTTCCAGGCGATGATCGCCGGCAAGATCAACGTCGACGTCGAGTGCAGCCCGCTGCTCGGCCCGCAGCTGATGAGCGCGGTGAAGGACGTGGTCGCCGGCAAGCAGCTGCCCAAGCGGATCGTCACGAACGAGACGGTGTTCCCGATGAACGTCGCGGCGCAGGTGCTGCCGACCCGCAAGTATTGA